A region from the Benincasa hispida cultivar B227 chromosome 12, ASM972705v1, whole genome shotgun sequence genome encodes:
- the LOC120068269 gene encoding fructose-bisphosphate aldolase 3, chloroplastic — protein sequence MACLSFAKLNASSSQWIAHQSFSQRRGSSSSRRLSLPIRAGAYSDELVQTAKSVASPGRGILAIDESNATCGKRLASIGLDNTETNRQAYRQLLLTTPGLGEYISGAILFEETLYQSTTDGKKFVDCLREAKIMPGIKVDKGLVPLPGSNNESWCQGLDGLASRSAEYYKQGARFAKWRTVVSIPCGPSALAVKEAAWGLARYAAISQDNGLVPIVEPEILLDGDHSIDRTLEVAEKVWSEVFFYLAENNVLFEGILLKPSMVTPGAEHKEKASPETIAKYTLKMLRRRVPPAVPGIMFLSGGQSEVEATLNLNAMNQSPNPWHVSFSYARALQNTVLKTWQGHPENVEAAQKALLVRAKANSLAQLGKYSADGESDDAKTGMFVKGYTY from the exons ATGGCCTGCCTGAGCTTCGCTAAGTTGAACGCCTCCTCCTCCCAGTGGATTGCCCACCAATCCTTCTCTCAGAGGCGCGGATCGTCTTCTAGTCGACGCCTTTCTCTTCCGATCCGTGCTGGGGCTTACTCCGATGAGCTTGTTCAGACCGCG AAATCAGTTGCATCACCTGGACGTGGTATTCTTGCCATTGACGAATCTAATGCAACATGTGGGAAGAGGTTAGCATCCATTGGCTTGGACAATACCGAAACCAACAGACAAGCTTATAGACAGCTTTTGCTGACCACACCTGGTTTGGGCGAGTACATATCGGGTGCTATTCTTTTCGAGGAAACACTCTACCAATCAACCACAGATGGAAAGAAGTTTGTCGATTGCTTGCGGGAGGCAAAAATTATGCCTGGCATTAAAGTTGATAAG GGTTTGGTTCCTTTGCCGGGATCCAACAATGAATCTTGGTGTCAAGGCTTAGACGGACTGGCCTCAAGATCCGCGGAATATTATAAGCAAGGCGCTCGTTTTGCTAAGTG GCGGACAGTTGTTAGCATTCCTTGTGGTCCTTCTGCTCTGGCTGTTAAGGAAGCTGCTTGGGGCCTTGCACGATATGCTGCCATTTCTCAG GACAATGGCCTTGTACCTATTGTAGAACCTGAGATCCTTCTAGATGGGGACCATTCCATTGACAGGACACTTGAAGTGGCTGAAAAGGTCTGGTCAGAAGTATTCTTCTATTTGGCTGAAAACAATGTTCTGTTTGAAGGAATCCTTCTAAAGCCTAGCATGGTAACACCGGGGGCTGAGCACAAGGAGAAGGCCTCTCCTGAAACTATCGCCAAATACACATTAAAGATGCTCAGGAGAAGAGTTCCTCCTGCAGTTCCTGGAATCATG TTTTTGTCTGGAGGACAGTCTGAAGTGGAAGCCACACTGAACCTGAATGCCATGAACCAAAGTCCCAACCCTTGGCATGTATCCTTCTCTTACGCTCGTGCATTGCAGAACACCGTTCTCAAGACATGGCAAGGACACCCCGAAAACGTGGAGGCTGCACAGAAAGCACTTTTGGTGCGTGCGAAGGCCAACTCCCTCGCTCAGCTCGGTAAGTACTCTGCTGATGGTGAAAGTGATGATGCCAAGACAGGAATGTTTGTGAAAGGATATACTTACTGA